Genomic segment of Ailuropoda melanoleuca isolate Jingjing chromosome 1, ASM200744v2, whole genome shotgun sequence:
tttttctttctttattcctttgtcaGAGATGTGATACATCCATATGCTAGAAACCAGCAGAGTGATTTTTACAAGATTCCTATTGAGATTGTGAATAAAACCTTGCCCATAGTTGCCATTACTTTGCTGTCCCTGGTATACCTAGCAGGTCTCCTGGCAGCTGCTTATCAGCTTTATTACGGCACCAAGTATAGGAAATTTCCGCCATGGTTGGAGACCTGGTTACAGTGCAGAAAACAGCTTGGATTACTAAGTTTTTTCTTCGCTTCGGTCCATGTTGCCTATAGCCTCTGCTTACCAATGAGAAGGTCAGAGAGATACTTGTTTCTCAACATGGCTTATCAGCAGGTATGGAACATGCTTGTTATTCATCGGATACCAGTAAAATATCTTATCAGTATAATCCATAAAATGTGAGATTTAAAATAGTGTCAAATTTTACAAACCTTGTAATAGAAATTTTGGCATATTTAGGGAGGTGAAAGAATTGTTCTTTATACAGTATTTCTGTATAAGAATTATGTGGCCGATTCACAATCATTTAGGATAAAAGCTGCTACTATACCTTTCTCTGAAgaataagaacagaaataaagggTTAGTgggttttttcattctttttttaatattatgaatgCAATGAGTGCTTTTAGCATTAAACAGTTATTTCAATGTTTAATTTGGCTGCATTCTGTGAAATGATAAGGCAACTCTCAGTAAACATATGCGATAAAATTAGAACCactgaaaatacaaaacagaatagaaagccaagATCAGGAGACACACATTTACATGGCTTTTGTTAtcaaaaagaggaggaaaaatactCAGGTGAAGCTTTAGTTCCTCACATGAACCTTTATAGCACTTAGCTCTGCAAGGAAATCTCACAAAAAGCTTCATGCAAGGAGCGCGATGATGGAGCTGAGTATGATTTTCCTCAATAATTCCCATTCAGCAAATGTAATACAAGGGGCTTCACTGATGCTGTTTGATGTAGCATTTACCAGTGACAGCCGAGGACACTGCACCAAAACAAATGGGAGCTTTTGCATTTCATAAGGAACCAAGGCATCATGATCCAAGTATGTAGCGCTGGGCACTTACGCCTGTTTTAACAGTTTCAACCtaaaataatgtggaaaaaatTAGTAAATGGATGTTCTTTAAGCCATTGTCTCTCTAAAAACACCTCTTCTCTTAACTGAATACTAAGGCTTTGATATCTGCGCCACCAGCTCCCTCACTGGCCGTGAAGTTGTTTGCACAGCTTTCACCTCCTCACGGAAGCCGAGACTAGAGGCCATTTTAAATTCTGCCACCTGCTTCCGCctcaacccctcccctcccccactcccccagtccCTCCTACTCTAATCTACTTTCACTCTTTTCAATAGAATTTACCACCTCCTCATAcactttgttttccttgtttattgTATATACTGTTGTCTGCCTCTCATCAGAATGCAAGAGAGGAGGGACCTTTGTCTGCTTTGTCCACTGATAGATGCCTAATGCCTCGAACTGTGGCTGGTGCGTAGTAAGGCACTCGCAAAGTGTATTTGTGGGATGAATGAATGCAGGTTGTAAGCTCTGGGTCTACCGAGGTATGTGGTGGTTCTGTATTGTTGTATAGATATCAAGGTAAAAGGAGGCTTTTTCCACAGAGGAGCTCTGTGGCTTTTTTCAGGATGTTGGTATGATGGTTCTGGAGACCCAATGCTCAGaactagcttttctttttttaaatttcaagtttgtTTGGTTAACTGGAACTGAACAGAGTTAAACTGTGTTAAGTTAGAATCTGTTATCCATGAATGGATACTTATTTAAGTCAAAGCTTTAGCCCAAGGAGTCCAACCTTTGATTTATACTCTAATTATATTGTTTACATGTAAATAATTCTAAAAGTAGTCCCTATGCAGAATACCACACTTCAGAGTTAATCAAGTCTGACttgattatatatgtattatcaaCGTAAGGAAAAGACATTTGGAAATGTACTATATAGGAAAGGGGCAATTGGACAGTTGGAAAAGTGTATCAATGAGGcaattcaaaagaataaatatttgcgTTCAGTATGACTTTATCTATAGGAAATTCTCAGCTTcctgaggaaaagaaagtaagaaaaaagagataaattacaCACAAATATTCTTCAAGTAAGagaagaagatacacacacaatTTAGAAATTCTCTTCCTGGATTTTAAGTTGATCTAAAACCAGGATGTACCCAAAATATTCAACCAAGTTTAAACCAACTTAGAAAAGTACCTCAAAATAACGTTTAACtgccagtacttttttttttttttatgtcaccTTGGAACCGACCACTTGGCATTCCTGGTCTTGGGACTCTAGACTCCCTGTAACTGTGATATATGACAGTGTAGTTGGCAGATTTACCCACCCCCTCACACTTATGCAAGGAAGAGACTCTTAGTCCTCCTTTTATTtaactctcccttctcttttccccacaCCTGGCACAATACCATCCAGTAATAGGTTCTCCATCACAGTCtgttaaattgaaaaaatacagctTAAATATGTCCATATATGATGTAATCTTATGCCAAGAGTGAACTGTGCTGAATCTGTGAATATTCTGCCAAATAAAGGAAATTCACATTTGCTCTCGTTAGGTTCATGCAAATATTGAAAACTCTTGGAACGAGGAAGAAGTTTGGAGAATTGAAATGTATATCTCCTTTGGCATAATGAGCCTTGGCTTACTGTCCCTCCTGGCAGTCACCTCTATCCCGTCAGTGAGCAATGCTTTAAACTGGAGGGAATTCAGTTTTATTCAGGTACGTGGGTTTTTTGGTGAGAGATTGGGCGGCATAGAATTCAAGTGTTAAGtacagtttaattttaaatatgcttcTTATAAAAGAGTGCCTTTGGGGCTGCATTTATGTATCTAGCTCAGGGAACAAAAATTGCTGGAACTACAGCCTAGGATCATTCTGGTTTAGTAAGCAAAAGACCAGTACAGGATTCTACTAGGCGACTTTGATAGCACTGCCTACTAGTTAtggataaagtttatttttttttatttttttattttttaagattttatttgtttatttgacagagatagagagagccagcgagagagggaacacaagcagggggagtgggagaggaagaagcaggctcatagcagaggagcctgacgcggggctcgatcccataacgccgggaccatgccctgagccgaaggcagacgcttaaccgctgtgccacccaggcgcccctgtataaatttagtttattttaaaaagaaaaaaaatgaaggtggcAATGGGTAAGCTTTGATCAAGTTCAGTGCCAAAAGTCAATTTGTTACTTGACCAATTGAGTAAAgaattactttatattttgagTCACTTTGATCCATCCagaaaaatctcattaatttGAATTCAAGTGGGAAGATCAGTCTGAATATTgtaaaagaaatgtgtgtgtaaaCAGAAACAGTGGCAAATTAGGTGACTGGGCTGATGGATTATGACAAGCAACTAGCCTTATGAGTCTTGTTCGTGTATGTAATTTCGTGtattagtgtgtgtatgtgtctatgaGTACATACAAAGCAATTTCAAAACAGCACTGTGTTCTTTAATAAACATTCACCTCCTCCAGTAagagttatttaataaatatacatattttttaaatatgtaactcAAACTTAGACCCCAACAATATTATCACAAAGTCAGTATTGGTCGTATCCAAATAGTTTATAGCACAATTTGTGGGTGACTGTCATTTGGTGGTACACtcaattctgttttgttttgtgtttgccTATTtgcttgagctttttttttttttttcgagtcATCTAAGGAGCTCATTCAAGTTAAGGGCATCTCCTtgtctaaattcatttttcttcttgaaggaaagaaaacataaatacttTTCCGACTGTCTGTTTAATCACACCTAAAAAGAGATAGAAGGCCCCTCTGATAAAAGGTGTTAGATGGGTGCAAGTGATCATTAAATTGAAATGAGTAACTGCAAAACAGAACAACTTTCTGCTACAGAGTCAGTCCTTTCTCAGTGAAGTTAGACATTACATCATTATACTGATATAATGTTACAGAGACCATTTCTCAAAGTAAGCAATCAAACGTTGTAATTTAGGGAGCCCAGAATGCTGACCTTTTAGATTTTCACTTAGGAACCGCTTAATGGAAGTACTCTTAATAATTTCACTTAATGTGGTCAATAAAACCACACGTTTGAAATGCTATTCATATTACATACTAATACTGTAGGATTCTTCATAGTTACCTTCAGCTAGTATATTTATgtggggcagggtgtggggggagtgTATACCCATGAGAATGCTCTTCAGcacttaattttattatatatgtatgtatataaaatttttaatgcacACAACTGGTGGAAATGTGTATAAGAAGTTTTGCAGTTTTCATCAGTACCCTTAGGAAAACCCAGATGTTTTGACCAGTAACCCCCCCATTAGAAATAAGTTCtaaggaaataaaccaaaatatagaaaagggCTTGTAGTGGAGAAAAGTTGGAAACAGAGTAAATGATCAACAAAAAAGGACTGATTAAGCAAATTAGAAAACATCCAatcaatagaatattatatagaATTTGAgtcatgttttcatatttaatgaCATGAGGATAAGGTTCTTGATATCATAAAATAATCAGAGTATTAAACTATATGCAATATGGCTTTACTTGTATAAAATAAGATGTGCAAACAcataaatgtatatgaaaatattaaaattgtttaattCAGTAGAAGCTCaataatttaagataaaatactTTTAGCACAGTATAAATATGATGAGGCTGGACAGGTTAATTTATCAGTTTGAATAATTTGTTCcttattctctgtttctttttcttcctcctctaccCAAGTCTACACTTGGATATGTCGCTCTGCTCATAAGTACTTTCCATGTTTTAATTTATGGATGGAAACGAGCTTTTGAAGAAGAATACTACAGGTTTTACACCCCACCAAACTTCGTTCTTGCTCTTGTTTTGCCCTCAATTGTAATTCTGGGTAAggtcattttacttcttccatgtATAAGCCGAAAgctaaagagaattaaaaaaggcTGGGAAAAGAGCCAATTTCTAGAAGAAGGTATTGGAGGAACAGTTCCTCATCTCTCACCAGAGAGGGTTACAGTAATGTGATGATAAATGGTGCTCATTGATGTCATATAGAGTTCCACTCATCCCATTGTTTTTATGACTTCCTTTATGTTCATTTGCAAGTGCACTGTCACATTGATGTGGGCTGAAATCTGTCCAGTAAGATCTCAACCAAATTAGTGGTAGGattttcttgaaattaattttcacaGATGTCTTATTTTGGCAATATGAATTTTTGTTGTCAACTTGTCTATTTTGTTTTACACAACCATAACACTCctgttatttttaacaaactgTATTCCATAATCAGGCAAAGATATTTCTGGTTAATAATATAGATAcaacataatgttaaaaaaaaccaacaacttgCAAACCAgcagaattttaagttttaatataatttaatggatatgtatttttttctgaagcttACCTAAGGTTTTGTTATTCAGctcaagaaatagaaatgcaTAATCATACATTAACTTTAAGAAAGGTCACATTACATTAGCATTTAGGTAAGGGTAAATGATAACATTCCTATATTTTTCTCATAAGATCGATTTTGAAGAACGTAATTAATTGTATGAACCAGTGTGATCTGTGAACAAACACAAATTGAAAACTGattctgaaattatatttgaaatacaatGGAGACATGAAATGCATACTGATAATATGTACCTcatgaaaggtttttttcttatCTTGTTATAGAGCAGTTTCATTTGCATGCTATTATGTTGGGGAGGGAGAAGACCATACTATTTGGCTTCCAAAAGTGATTTTTCTAATATGGTACCAAGCCTGAGAATCTTACAGCTATTTCCAGTTAAAGGGAAGGTGTGAGGTTTACCCACCAGTAGTTGTTGTCAGCTGATCTACATTGTTGCATGTTGGCCAGTCCCCACTCTCTCTGCTATAAGATTTTACTGACACTCACTGAGGGATAGTAATATTCCAGGCAGTACTCTAAGCACTTTACTTGTATTATCCCGCGTTAATATTTACAGCCCCGTGACAGAAGtagttattatcctcattttacatatgagaaaacagaaggatACTCTTCAGTTACTCAGAAGGATAGaaaagtaatttgcccaaggtcatgcagttAGTAAGAGCAGAGCCAGCATTCAAGCCTAGGCAGCCCGATTTCAGAGGCTCCGCTTTTAACCGTCAGGCTGATGgcccctgctctgtccccatGCGTTACCACCGTGATGCCAATCAAGATGCTTCCTCTTTTGTCAGTAAAGGCATTGATATTCTTTACAGTGTGTTGTGGGtataaaaaatttatgaaaatattacagTCATAAATTGATGATTGCTTGTGGGATAATCTGCAGTTCCTTACCTTGCAAAAGGATCTTGCCTGGGACATGACCCTGGAGACCCATGGCCGTCCATACGATTCCCTGTATAGTGAGGGACTCCAGCAGAGACAGGACCGTGGCAGTTTTAATGAATGGCTGAGGTCCTACACAATCCTTAAAAATCCCTGTAGAGTTggtcatctctttttctcttcctgagaAGTCCTCCTGCCTGTTCAACCATTCATTAGGGAGCAGTTTGCAAGCATGAAGGATATTAAGAAAAGTGGTTAATTATACATCTACTCTAGAGACATATAATCATacaaattattcataaaatttttcaGTGCTGACATTCCAcattaaaattgcattttgttCAAACCTTGATTAGAATGCCcgacatttttttcccatttgttcttTCCTTATTAAACTAGAAAGTTGCAGATAAGATACAAGTACATGCATTATGTAATTATACATCCTGAAATTATAACATTTCTAAACTTACCTACTGAGGTACTACTGAATGCAGCTGCCAAAACAGAGTTTCGGtttggtgggcagagggagagagagagaatcttaagcagactgcacacccaggggcccaatgtggggcttgatctcacgaccctgatcatgcatgacctgagccaagatcaagggtcggatgcttaaccaactgagccacccaggcatccctagaaggACTTTTATTTAATGGAAGCTACCTTTCCCACAATTGGCTCTTTCCCTACTGCTGCACCCTGTCAATTTGGTAAATCATTCATGATTCTCTGGTGTTCTCTTCTTGGTAAATTTAAGTATCTTGTACTTCTTAGTTGAgctctccattttctttattttatttctgttctttccctctTGATAATCACTTACTTGCTAGTTCTTAGTAGGAATTCAGTTGGGTGATAACTTTTAAAGGGAAACACCCATAAACTGCTGTAGCACACTACTGAAATTCACACACAgcatattttcaatatttgttcCTCAAGTTTCACTCCCAAGACCATGCTTTGACCATTTAATgtgaaaatacaatgaaatattcttaaaagttAGATGACATTATCACTACAACAGATAAATGGGgcctttgaaaatgtgaaaaaaaaaccccaaaatttacGAAAATGTATATAAGATGTAACTTTTGTTTCAAATGATAATATCTCCTTTTTAGTACtacaaagatgaaataattttgaagttttagaataaatgtaatatattcattttaattctaaatgtttcaaagtctttctaaaaatacagaaatatttttatttacttgacttttaattgctttattttaccaatttctaccagattatttttcttagtcATTATTTCTCATAATCACTCTTTTTTGTCATTACTCTGGCCTCAGAAGTAGGACTGAATTCTGCTTTTGCTAGGTGTGAGAAAGTGGTGGGAAATTTCAAGTAGTAGGGTTTGCTTCCTAAATGTGTATTTTGAAAAGTGCCCCCAGAGAAAATtataagaatacagaaaatatacCCAGTCTTAATCCTATGCAAAAAAAACTAAGTAATTTTTTCCTAAGAGGAAAATAATCATGGGCTGAATCATGTTATTTAGCTTTTGTGTGCAGATTTCATATGTCTCCTctattaagaatatttaaaatcatgtttaaatAAGATTATATTCATGCtgacatatatttttcaaagcctATATGGAAATTTAGCCCAGATTGTCTACatgtagagatttttatttaaattttaaaatattttaaagtatgaagaaattatatttataggTATTTATTGGAGATAATTATTTTGTGCTACATACAGGATTGGCTAGTAAGCTCCAGTATTAAACTACCTGattaatttcttataaattagCCTAACATTGACTTAAggaattttactttcaaaattaatttgataGTATTTAAGATATATTCATACTTACaaattatgaaaatcatttgTGTAAAAGGGCTTCAATATATCATATCCAATTTTTGTATTGTTTATCTCTTATATAATAtaaagttttaattctttttaattgccTTTTGCCATTAaactatttcataataaattctaTACAAAGAGTTTTGCCCCCAAATAGAGGTTTATTTGTGAAATGTAAGATTTcttatgtgatattttaaataaaatacccaTAAATGTAACTCATAACTATTTCTTTAGGAATACTATAAACATTGAACCTGTGTCACTCTATGGAATCTGTTTTGAAATAAGTATTCAAACAGCCTAAAATTTGGTGTCAAAATTGTTTTGTGAATTCCTGACTTAAAGCATTGCTACACATGGTATAACATGCCTCAGTCCAGTGTTCAGATTTCTACCTGTGATGTGTTGTCATGAAAATGAGATGCTCTACCCTCAACTGTTCATAAGGCGGTAAAACAAATTCTGGTAAATTTTCAGTATATGTAATTGCTCTAAATGAACCTATACTGATTTTAGTGGGAACACAATCTCTTCTTACCTTTGAACAGTGAATTTTACAGGGATGAATGggttcttccattttttttaatgcaagaaaGTTATCAAGTGTTAATATTCAGAGATTCTGTCCATGTAATACCAAACAATATTTAGTTCAGCCTAACACACATTcatcctgagatttttttttttttttttttttttttttttttttagttttccaaatCATTGGCTTTCCATCATGCTGCCATCCAAAATTAGGGCAGGCTATACATATAGGATTCTCCCAGTGTCTGGATAGGATAAATTAAATTACCAAAACAGGTGCTTTTGTATGATTTTCAAATTGCCAACTTCAAGGAAGTATATCCTCTTAAGATTTTCCTTGAAGGTCTTTCATAGCTTTGCATATATCCAGCCTGCACAGGAACTGGAAGTTGTCTCCCACTGTCTGGTTACCCTACATCGTTAAAAGCTGCTGCCCATGACATTACTCCACTGCCCGTGCAGCTCGGTGTCCCAATGGGGCTGAGTGTTGGCCAGTGAGATGTAGGGGGACGTATGGGTGACCTAGAAGTCTCTTCAAAGAAAAGCAGCTCCTCCCTCTTGCTGCCGGAATTGTAGATAAAACAGGAGGCCTGGCAAATGTCCAAGAGGACCAAGGCCACACCATAAGGAATGCCAGTTAGAAACTAAAAAGATCTTGACTCCTTCACTATTCAACTCCCTTTTCCCATATTGGACCCATTGTATATTTGGGTTTCTTTATATGAAGTCAAAATGAACCCATTCTGGCCTTCAGTTCTTTGTCGTGATACTGTTTAACACTGTTTGAATGAACTAGATTGCAGTAAATCTTacctttaaaagtttttaaaggatAATGTGCAATT
This window contains:
- the STEAP2 gene encoding metalloreductase STEAP2, producing MESISMMGSPKNLSETFLPNGINGIKDARKVTVGVIGSGDFAKSLTIRLIRCGYHVVIGSRNPKFASEFFPHVVDVTHHEDALTKTNIIFVAIHREHYTSLWDLRHLLVGKILIDVSNNMRINQYPESNAEYLASLFPDSLIVKGFNVVSAWALQLGPKDASRQVYICSNNIQARQQVIELARQLNFIPVDLGSLSSAREIENLPLRLFTLWRGPVVVAISLATFFFLYSFVRDVIHPYARNQQSDFYKIPIEIVNKTLPIVAITLLSLVYLAGLLAAAYQLYYGTKYRKFPPWLETWLQCRKQLGLLSFFFASVHVAYSLCLPMRRSERYLFLNMAYQQVHANIENSWNEEEVWRIEMYISFGIMSLGLLSLLAVTSIPSVSNALNWREFSFIQSTLGYVALLISTFHVLIYGWKRAFEEEYYRFYTPPNFVLALVLPSIVILGKVILLLPCISRKLKRIKKGWEKSQFLEEGIGGTVPHLSPERVTVM